Proteins encoded within one genomic window of Corvus moneduloides isolate bCorMon1 chromosome 20, bCorMon1.pri, whole genome shotgun sequence:
- the SARM1 gene encoding sterile alpha and TIR motif-containing protein 1 isoform X2 — MLALLLSLHTLGRSLAMASAERLAVPECVSRAGGWAGGGSAREHGGVSPGVGTEVREALERVLPVLRRAIAHATQAATPEGLRAALSEVFRLVEEAWGMPAVGRDVAKVLCDVIRLEGGLDLLLNLLYTAELETKCQAGKLLEQILVAENRDRIARIGLGVILNLAKERDVPQLAQSVSGILEHMFKHTEETCFQLISDGGLDAILYWCRWTDPAVLRHCAMALANCAMYGGQANQRLMIEKKAAEWLFPLAFSKDDELIRLHACLAITVLATNKEIEKEVERSGTLALVEPFIASLDPEQFAREMLGSSDNIQGRTAQDLQRLVPLLDSSRLEAQCIAAFYLCTEAAIKARQKKTQIFSEIGATQSLKRIVCYSTSSTTSSLAKKVLRMIGEEVPRRILPTVPNWKSCEVQTWLQQIGFNKYCQRFLDHQVDGDILLRLTEQELQKDLGMDSSITRKRFFRELTELKTFANYSTCDRSNLADWLGGIDPKFRQYTYNLLTCGIDRNFLHRVTEQQLQEDCHIHTGFHRVRILTAARETLHSPITLQTTSNGTDVFISYRRSTGSQLASLLKVHLQLHGFSVFIDVEKLEAGKFEDKLLQSVLSARNFVLVLSPNALDKCMEDPECKDWVHKEIVTALNSGKNIVPVTDHFEWPDPETLPKDMRAVLKFNGIMAAPPGTPRLGRRTGWTVCTPWGRARTSSTAASETPS; from the exons ATGCTCGCCCTGCTCCTGTCGCTGCACACCCTGGGCCGGTCCCTGGCCATGGCGAGCGCGGAGAGGCTGGCGGTGCCCGAGTGTGTGAGCCGGGCGGGCGGCTGGgcgggcgggggcagcgcccGGGAGCACGGCGGGGTCTCCCCCGGGGTGGGCACCGAGGTGCGGGAGGCGCTGGAGCGGGTCCTGCCCGTCCTCCGCCGGGCCATCGCCCACGCCACGCAGGCGGCCACCCCCGAGGGGCTGCGGGCGGCCCTGTCCGAGGTGTTCCGGCTGGTGGAGGAGGCCTGGGGGATGCCCGCCGTGGGGAGGGACGTGGCCAAGGTGCTGTGCGATGTGATTCGCCTCGAGGGAGGCCTGGACCTGCTGCTCAACCTGCTCTACACCGCCGAGCTGGAGACCAAGTGCCAGGCAGGAAAACTCCTGGAGCAGATCCTGGTGGCAGAAAACAG ggaCCGGATCGCTCGTATCGGTCTGGGCGTGATCCTGAACTTAGCCAAGGAGCGAGATGTCCCTCAGCTGGCTCAGAGTGTCTCTGGGATCCTGGAGCACATGTTCAAGCACACGGAGGAGACCTGCTTCCAGCTCATCTCCGACGGGGGCCTGGACGCCATCCTCTACTGGTGCCGCTGGACGGACCCCGCCGTGCTGCGCCACTGTGCCATGGCCTTGGCCAACTGTGCCATGTACGGGGGCCAGGCCAACCAGCGCCTCATGATCGAGAAGAAGGCAGCAGAGTGGCTTTTCCCGCTGGCCTTCTCCAAAGACGACGAGCTGATCCGGCTGCACGCCTGCCTGGCCATCACGGTGCTGGCCACCAACAAGGAGATCGAGAAGGAGGTGGAGCGCTCGGGGACGCTGGCTCTGGTGGAGCCCTTCATCGCCTCGCTGGATCCGGAGCAGTTTGCCCGCGAGATGCTGGGCAGCAGTGACAACATCCAGGGACGGACGGCGCAGGACCTGCAGCGCCTCGTGCCCCTGCTGGACAGCTCCCGGCTGGAAGCCCAGTGCATCGCTGCCTTCTACCTCTGCACCGAGGCTGCCATCAAAGCcaggcagaagaaaacacag ATTTTCAGCGAGATTGGGGCCACGCAGAGCCTGAAGAGGATTGTGTGCTactccaccagcagcaccacctcCTCCCTGGCCAAAAAGGTGCTGCGCATGATAGGGGAGGAGGTTCCTCGGCGCATCCTGCCCACGGTTCCCAATTGGAAGTCCTGTGAGGTGCAGACGTGGCTGCAGCAGATTGGATTCAATAAATACTGCCAGAGATTCCTG GATCACCAGGTGGATGGGGACATTCTCCTGAGGCtgacagagcaggagctgcagaaggatttgggaatggaCTCCAGCATCACTCGGAAAAG GTTTTTCCGGGAGCTGACGGAGCTCAAGACCTTCGCCAATTACTCCACCTGCGACCGCAGCAACCTGGCCGATTGGCTGGGGGGCATCGACCCCAAATTCCGGCAGTACACCTACAACCTGCTCACCTGCGGCATCGACCGCAACTTCCTGCACCGCgtgacagagcagcagctgcaggaggactGTCACATCCACACCGGCTTCCACCGCGTCCGCATCCTCACCGCGGCCAGGG AAACGCTTCACTCCCCCATCACGCTGCAAACCACGTCCAACGGGACCGATGTGTTCATCAGCTACCGGAGGAGCACCGGCTCGCAGCTGGCCAG CCTGCTGAAGGTCCACCTGCAGCTCCACGGCTTCAGCGTGTTCATCGACGTGGAGAAGCTGGAGGCAGGGAAGTTTGAAGATAAACTGCTCCAGAGCGTCCTGAGTGCCCGGAATTTTGTGCTGGTCCTCTCGCCAAATGCACTGGACAAATGCATGGAGGACCCTGAGTGCAAGGACTGGGTACACAAG GAGATTGTGACAGCCCTGAACTCTGGAAAGAACATTGTACCTGTCACAGACCATTTTGAGTGGCCGGACCCAGAAACCCTTCCCAAGGACATGAGGGCTGTCCTGAAATTCAATGGTATCAT GGCCGCTCCTCCCGGGACTCCTCGGCTGGGTC
- the SARM1 gene encoding sterile alpha and TIR motif-containing protein 1 isoform X1 produces the protein MLALLLSLHTLGRSLAMASAERLAVPECVSRAGGWAGGGSAREHGGVSPGVGTEVREALERVLPVLRRAIAHATQAATPEGLRAALSEVFRLVEEAWGMPAVGRDVAKVLCDVIRLEGGLDLLLNLLYTAELETKCQAGKLLEQILVAENRDRIARIGLGVILNLAKERDVPQLAQSVSGILEHMFKHTEETCFQLISDGGLDAILYWCRWTDPAVLRHCAMALANCAMYGGQANQRLMIEKKAAEWLFPLAFSKDDELIRLHACLAITVLATNKEIEKEVERSGTLALVEPFIASLDPEQFAREMLGSSDNIQGRTAQDLQRLVPLLDSSRLEAQCIAAFYLCTEAAIKARQKKTQIFSEIGATQSLKRIVCYSTSSTTSSLAKKVLRMIGEEVPRRILPTVPNWKSCEVQTWLQQIGFNKYCQRFLDHQVDGDILLRLTEQELQKDLGMDSSITRKRFFRELTELKTFANYSTCDRSNLADWLGGIDPKFRQYTYNLLTCGIDRNFLHRVTEQQLQEDCHIHTGFHRVRILTAARETLHSPITLQTTSNGTDVFISYRRSTGSQLASLLKVHLQLHGFSVFIDVEKLEAGKFEDKLLQSVLSARNFVLVLSPNALDKCMEDPECKDWVHKEIVTALNSGKNIVPVTDHFEWPDPETLPKDMRAVLKFNGIMWSHEYQEATIDKIIRFLQGRSSRDSSAGSENGLDCLHSLGQS, from the exons ATGCTCGCCCTGCTCCTGTCGCTGCACACCCTGGGCCGGTCCCTGGCCATGGCGAGCGCGGAGAGGCTGGCGGTGCCCGAGTGTGTGAGCCGGGCGGGCGGCTGGgcgggcgggggcagcgcccGGGAGCACGGCGGGGTCTCCCCCGGGGTGGGCACCGAGGTGCGGGAGGCGCTGGAGCGGGTCCTGCCCGTCCTCCGCCGGGCCATCGCCCACGCCACGCAGGCGGCCACCCCCGAGGGGCTGCGGGCGGCCCTGTCCGAGGTGTTCCGGCTGGTGGAGGAGGCCTGGGGGATGCCCGCCGTGGGGAGGGACGTGGCCAAGGTGCTGTGCGATGTGATTCGCCTCGAGGGAGGCCTGGACCTGCTGCTCAACCTGCTCTACACCGCCGAGCTGGAGACCAAGTGCCAGGCAGGAAAACTCCTGGAGCAGATCCTGGTGGCAGAAAACAG ggaCCGGATCGCTCGTATCGGTCTGGGCGTGATCCTGAACTTAGCCAAGGAGCGAGATGTCCCTCAGCTGGCTCAGAGTGTCTCTGGGATCCTGGAGCACATGTTCAAGCACACGGAGGAGACCTGCTTCCAGCTCATCTCCGACGGGGGCCTGGACGCCATCCTCTACTGGTGCCGCTGGACGGACCCCGCCGTGCTGCGCCACTGTGCCATGGCCTTGGCCAACTGTGCCATGTACGGGGGCCAGGCCAACCAGCGCCTCATGATCGAGAAGAAGGCAGCAGAGTGGCTTTTCCCGCTGGCCTTCTCCAAAGACGACGAGCTGATCCGGCTGCACGCCTGCCTGGCCATCACGGTGCTGGCCACCAACAAGGAGATCGAGAAGGAGGTGGAGCGCTCGGGGACGCTGGCTCTGGTGGAGCCCTTCATCGCCTCGCTGGATCCGGAGCAGTTTGCCCGCGAGATGCTGGGCAGCAGTGACAACATCCAGGGACGGACGGCGCAGGACCTGCAGCGCCTCGTGCCCCTGCTGGACAGCTCCCGGCTGGAAGCCCAGTGCATCGCTGCCTTCTACCTCTGCACCGAGGCTGCCATCAAAGCcaggcagaagaaaacacag ATTTTCAGCGAGATTGGGGCCACGCAGAGCCTGAAGAGGATTGTGTGCTactccaccagcagcaccacctcCTCCCTGGCCAAAAAGGTGCTGCGCATGATAGGGGAGGAGGTTCCTCGGCGCATCCTGCCCACGGTTCCCAATTGGAAGTCCTGTGAGGTGCAGACGTGGCTGCAGCAGATTGGATTCAATAAATACTGCCAGAGATTCCTG GATCACCAGGTGGATGGGGACATTCTCCTGAGGCtgacagagcaggagctgcagaaggatttgggaatggaCTCCAGCATCACTCGGAAAAG GTTTTTCCGGGAGCTGACGGAGCTCAAGACCTTCGCCAATTACTCCACCTGCGACCGCAGCAACCTGGCCGATTGGCTGGGGGGCATCGACCCCAAATTCCGGCAGTACACCTACAACCTGCTCACCTGCGGCATCGACCGCAACTTCCTGCACCGCgtgacagagcagcagctgcaggaggactGTCACATCCACACCGGCTTCCACCGCGTCCGCATCCTCACCGCGGCCAGGG AAACGCTTCACTCCCCCATCACGCTGCAAACCACGTCCAACGGGACCGATGTGTTCATCAGCTACCGGAGGAGCACCGGCTCGCAGCTGGCCAG CCTGCTGAAGGTCCACCTGCAGCTCCACGGCTTCAGCGTGTTCATCGACGTGGAGAAGCTGGAGGCAGGGAAGTTTGAAGATAAACTGCTCCAGAGCGTCCTGAGTGCCCGGAATTTTGTGCTGGTCCTCTCGCCAAATGCACTGGACAAATGCATGGAGGACCCTGAGTGCAAGGACTGGGTACACAAG GAGATTGTGACAGCCCTGAACTCTGGAAAGAACATTGTACCTGTCACAGACCATTTTGAGTGGCCGGACCCAGAAACCCTTCCCAAGGACATGAGGGCTGTCCTGAAATTCAATGGTATCAT GTGGTCCCACGAGTACCAGGAGGCGACGATTGACAAAATCATCCGCTTTCTCCAGGGCCGCTCCTCCCGGGACTCCTCGGCTGGGTC
- the VTN gene encoding vitronectin — translation MLGLCRAPARTVAEGLRSRTHRMRLLFPALVLALLATTHAAEDSCEGRCEEGFDAGHKCQCDTLCVYYQSCCSDYSTVCKAKVTRGDVFALPEDDYLDYNLTVEFVTDEVPMADPTELPTVPVLVETTPESKPNPEETLPELPGTTPDGPEEPEELCSGKPFDAFTDLKNGSLYAFRGKYFYELDKSSVKPGYPKLISDVWGIEGPIDAAFTRINCQGKTYLFKGTQYWRFDDGALDPGYPRDISEGFEGIPNNVDAAFALPAHSYHGNERVYFFKDKYYWSYDFAQQPTQADCEKSSPSTVFKHYAFMNRDSWEDVFQLLFGSRMPGANGPWYISRDWRGVPSRLDAAMAGRLYVASQQPRRRKSRRQRKRYNHHRSLNLGFWSWLQNDPDSAGVDDGLSGSTCEMLQSVYFFVGDKYYRVNLRTKRVDLVRPRYPRSIAQYWLDCPQPGEEST, via the exons ATGCTGGGGCTCTGCCGTGCTCCAGCCCGCACAGTCGCAGAAGGGCTGCGCTCCCGGACACACAGGATGaggctgctcttccctgcccttGTGCTGGCCCTGCTCGCCACCACCCATGCTGCAGAAG ACTCCTGCGAGGGCCGCTGCGAAGAAGGCTTCGATGCAGGGCACAAGTGCCAATGTGACACCCTCTGTGTGTACtaccagagctgctgcagcgaCTACTCCACCGTCTGCAAAGCCAAAG TGACCCGGGGAGATGTCTTTGCCTTGCCGGAGGACGATTACCTGGACTACAACCTCACTGTCGAATTCGTCACGGATGAGGTGCCCATGGCagaccccacagagctgcccaCGGTCCCAGTGCTGGTGGAGACCACGCCAGAGAGCAAGCCAAACCCTGAGGAGacactgccagagctgcctggcaCCACCCCAGACGGGCCCGAGGAGCCTGAGGAGCTGTGCAGCGGGAAACCTTTTGATGCCTTCACCGACCTGAAGAACGGTTCCCTTTACGCTTTCCGAG ggAAGTACTTCTACGAGCTGGACAAGAGCAGCGTGAAGCCTGGCTACCCCAAGCTCATCAGTGACGTCTGGGGCATTGAGGGCCCCATCGATGCAGCCTTCACACGCATCAACTGCCAGGGCAAGACTTACCTCTTCAAG GGCACCCAGTACTGGCGCTTTGATGACGGAGCCCTGGACCCTGGGTACCCACGGGACATCTCCGAGGGCTTTGAGGGCATCCCGAACAACGTGGATGCGGCGTTCGCCCTCCCCGCCCACAGCTACCATGGCAATGAGAGAGTCTATTTCTTCAAGG ACAAGTACTACTGGTCCTACGACTTTGCCCAGCAGCCCACACAGGCCGACTGCGAGAAGTCCTCCCCCTCCACGGTCTTCAAGCACTACGCCTTCATGAACCGGGACAGCTGGGAGGAtgttttccagctcctctttgGCAGCAGGATGC ccGGGGCGAACGGCCCGTGGTACATCAGCCGGGACTGGCGGGGGGTGCCCAGCCGGCTGGACGCTGCCATGGCCGGCCGGCTCTACGTGGCCTCCCAGCAGCCCCGCAGGAGGAAGTCTCGCCGCCAGCGCAAGAGATACAACCACCACCGGTCACTGAATTTGGGATTCTGGAGCTGGCTGCAAAATGACCCCGACTCAGCAGGTGTTGACGATGGGCTGTCGGGCTCCACGTGTGAGATGCTCCAGAGTGTCTACTTCTTTGTCGGAG ACAAGTACTACCGTGTCAACCTGCGCACCAAGCGCGTGGACCTGGTGCGGCCACGCTATCCCCGCTCCATCGCCCAGTACTGGCTGGACTGCCCCCAGCCCGGGGAGGAGAGCACCTGA